Proteins co-encoded in one Populus trichocarpa isolate Nisqually-1 chromosome 10, P.trichocarpa_v4.1, whole genome shotgun sequence genomic window:
- the LOC7466888 gene encoding zinc finger protein BRUTUS isoform X3 has product MEKVERVIFPALDIRVKNVARTYSLEHEGESVLFDQLFELLNSNMQNEESYRRELASRTGALQTSIDQHMSKEEEQVFPLLIEKFSFEEQASLAWQFLCSIPVNMMAEFLPWLSSSISSDEHQDMHKCLCKIIPEEKLLRQVIFSWMKGAKLSETCKSCEDNSKAWCQDSGAPTLGCQSMKGHCACESSRMGKRKYMELNCDATLSTEFHPIDEILLWHNAIKRELNDITEAARSIQHSGDFSNLSSFNKRLQFIAEVCIFHSIAEDKIIFPAVDAELSFAQEHAEEEVQFDKLRCLIESIQNAGAYTSLTDFYTKLCSQADQIMDNIQKHFQNEEVQVLPLARKHFSAKRQRELLYQSLCVMPLKLIECVLPWLVGSLSEEAARSFLQNMYMAAPASDSALVTLFSGWACKGGSKNVCLSSSAIGCCPVRILAGTEEDTKQQSCKCSPRSSVDEKSSFVQVDGADDCRRPGKCGNLLAQEDSNGCPSSEPVDTQKSSCSNKSCCVPGLGVSSNNLGISSLAAAKSLRSSFSPSAPSLNSSLFNWEMDTSPTNIGCSSRPIDNIFQFHKAIRKDLEYLDVESGKLNECNETLLRQFTGRFRLLWGLYRAHSNAEDDIVFPALESKETLHNVSHSYTLDHKQEEKLFEDISSALSELTQLQDYLKNTNHADELIGKHANLSDCNYTVRQYNELATKLQGMCKSIRVTLDQHVFREELELWPLFDRHFSVEEQDKIVGQIIGTTGAEVLQSMLPWVTSALTLEEQNRMMDTWKQATKNTMFSEWLNEWWEGTFAATPHATTSESCISLGTDLHESLDQSDHTFKPGWKDIFRMNQNELEAEIRKVSRDSTLDPRRKAYLIQNLMTSRWIAAQQKSPQARTGDHSNGGDLLGCSPSFRGPEKQEFGCEHYKRNCKLRATCCGKLFACRFCHDKVSDHSMDRKATSEMMCMRCLKIQPVGPVCTSISCGGFSMAKYYCSICKFFDDERAVYHCPFCNLCRVGTGLGADFFHCMKCNCCLAMKLADHKCREKGLETNCPICCDDMFTSSASVKALPCGHFMHSTCFQAYTCSHYICPICSKSLGDMSVYFGMLDALLASEELPEEYRDRCQDILCNDCDKKGTAPFHWLYHKCRFCGSYNTRVIKVDSTDSNCSTSNQ; this is encoded by the exons ATGGAGAAGGTTGAGAGG GTTATTTTTCCTGCTCTTGATATACGTGTGAAGAATGTGGCACGGACTTACTCCCTTGAACATGAGGGGGAGAGTGTTCTTTTCGATCAATTATTTGAGCTGCTCAATTCAAACATGCAAAATGAAGAAAGCTATCGTAGAGAGTTAGCCTCTCGTACAGGAGCCCTTCAAACATCAATTGACCAGCATATGTCAAAGGAAGAGGAACAG GTCTTTCCCTTGCTAATCGAGAAGTTTTCATTTGAAGAGCAGGCCTCATTGGCATGGCAGTTTCTGTGCAGCATTCCTGTTAATATGATGGCAGAGTTTCTTCCTTGGCTTTCTTCCTCTATATCATCTGATGAGCATCAGGATATGCACAAGTGCTTGTGTAAGATAATCCCAGAAGAGAAACTTCTTCGGCAG GTTATTTTCTCCTGGATGAAAGGGGCAAAATTGTCTGAAACGTGTAAGAGCTGTGAAGATAATTCTAAGGCCTGGTGTCAAGATTCAGGAGCGCCAACTTTAGGGTGTCAAAGCATGAAAGGACACTGTGCATGTGAATCTTCTAGAATGGGTAAAAGGAAATATATGGAGCTAAATTGTGATGCCACCCTTTCCACTGAATTCCATCCAATAGATGAAATTCTGCTTTGGCACAATGCCATTAAAAGAGAGTTGAATGATATAACCGAGGCAGCTAGGAGCATCCAGCATTCTGGAGATTTTTCTAATCTGTCTTCATTCAACAAGAGGCTGCAATTCATTGCTGAAGTTTGCATCTTTCACAG TATTGCCGAGGACAAAATTATATTCCCTGCTGTAGACGCTGAACTCTCTTTTGCCCAGGAGCATGCAGAAGAAGAAGTTCAGTTTGACAAGCTTAGGTGCCTGATAGAAAGTATTCAAAATGCTGGAGCCTACACATCCCTTACTGATTTCTATACAAAGCTGTGTTCCCAAGCTGATCAAATCATGGACAACATACAGAAACACTTCCAAAATGAGGAAGTTCAG GTTCTTCCACTTGCTCGAAAGCACTTTAGTGCCAAAAGACAGCGTGAACTTCTTTATCAAAGCTTATGTGTGATGCCCTTGAAATTGATTGAATGTGTCTTACCGTGGTTGGTGGGGTCACTTAGTGAAGAAGCAGCGAGgtcttttcttcaaaatatgtACATGGCAG CTCCAGCTTCAGATTCTGCACTGGTTACACTTTTTTCTGGTTGGGCATGCAAGGGTGGTTCTAAAAATGTTTGTTTGTCTTCAAGTGCTATTGGTTGTTGTCCGGTGAGAATCTTGGCTGGGACCGAGGAAGATACTAAACAGCAGTCCTGTAAATGCAGCCCTAGGTCATCTGTTGATGAGAAGTCTTCCTTTGTCCAAGTAGATGGAGCTGATGACTGTAGAAGGCCAGGGAAATGTGGAAACTTGTTAGCTCAGGAAGACAGCAATGGTTGTCCCTCTTCAGAACCTGTTGATACCCAAAAATCATCTTGTAGCAATAAATCTTGTTGTGTCCCTGGGTTAGGAGTAAGTAGCAACAATCTAGGAATTAGTTCTCTTGCTGCAGCTAAATCTCTACGCTCATCTTTTAGTCCTTCTGCTCCTTCCCTTAACTCCAGCCTTTTTAACTGGGAAATGGACACGAGCCCCACGAATATTGGTTGCTCATCACGGCCCATTGATaacatatttcaatttcataaagcCATCCGCAAAGACCTGGAGTATTTAGATGTTGAATCTGGAAAACTAAATGAATGCAATGAAACTTTGCTTAGGCAGTTTACAGGTAGATTTCGTCTGCTGTGGGGTTTGTATAGAGCACATAGTAATGCAGAGGATGATATAGTATTCCCAGCATTAGAATCTAAAGAAACACTTCATAATGTTAGCCATTCTTACACTCTGGACCATAAGCAGGAGGAGAAATTATTTGAAGATATCTCATCTGCACTTTCTGAGCTCACTCAACTTCAAGACTACTTGAAGAATACAAATCATGCTGATGAATTAATTGGAAAGCATGCTAATTTGTCTGATTGTAACTATACAGTTAGACAGTATAATGAGCTTGCGACAAAGCTTCAGGGGATGTGCAAATCCATTAGAGTAACACTGGATCAACATGTTTTCCGGGAAGAACTTGAGTTGTGGCCATTATTTGACAGGCATTTTTCTGTAGAGGAGCAGGACAAAATTGTTGGTCAGATAATTGGTACCACAGGTGCAGAGGTGCTTCAATCGATGTTGCCATGGGTAACGTCTGCTCTCACTCTGGAGGAGCAGAACAGGATGATGGACACGTGGAAGCAGGCGACCAAAAACACAATGTTTAGTGAGTGGCTTAATGAATGGTGGGAAGGAACTTTTGCTGCAACGCCACATGCTACAACATCAGAGAGTTGTATATCACTAG gTACTGATCTCCATGAAAGTCTGGATCAAAGTGATCATACATTTAAGCCTGGCTGGAAAGATATTTTTCGGATGAATCAAAATGAGCTTGAAGCAGAGATTAGGAAAGTTTCTAGAGATTCAACTCTTGATCCAAGAAGAAAAGCTTACCTTATTCAAAATCTTATGACCAG cCGCTGGATAGCCGCGCAGCAGAAGTCCCCTCAAGCAAGAACTGGTGACCATTCAAATGGTGGAGACTTACTTGGATGTTCTCCTTCATTTCGAGGCCCAGAGAAACAAGAATTTGGGTGTGAGCATTACAAAAGAAATTGTAAACTACGTGCTACTTGTTGTGGCAAGTTATTTGCATGTAGGTTCTGCCATGATAAAGTCAGTGACCATTCGATGGATAG GAAGGCTACATCTGAAATGATGTGTATGCGCTGTCTGAAAATTCAGCCGGTTGGACCAGTTTGCACGTCTATTTCCTGCGGTGGGTTCTCAATGGCGAAGTACTATTGCAGCATCTGCAAATTTTTTGACGATGAAAG GGCTGTTTATCATTGTCCTTTCTGCAATTTATGCCGTGTGGGTACTGGGCTTGGTGCTGACTTCTTTCATTGCATGAAGTGCAATTGTTGCCTGGCAATGAAACTAGCTGACCACAAATGTCGAGAGAAAGGTCTGGAAACAAATTGCCCAATCTGCTGCGACGACATGTTCACTTCAAGTGCAAGTGTCAAAGCTCTTCCTTGCGGCCATTTCATGCATTCAACCTGTTTTCAG GCGTACACTTGTAGTCACTACATCTGCCCAATTTGCAGCAAATCTCTGGGAGACATGTCG GTTTACTTTGGTATGCTTGATGCGCTGTTGGCTTCTGAGGAGCTTCCAGAAGAGTACCGGGATCGCTGTCAG GATATATTGTGCAATGACTGTGACAAGAAGGGCACAGCACCGTTTCACTGGCTATACCACAAGTGTAGGTTTTGTGGATCATACAATACCAGGGTAATTAAGGTTGATTCAACTGATTCAAACTGCTCAACTTCAAACCAGTGA
- the LOC7466888 gene encoding zinc finger protein BRUTUS isoform X2, translating to MSTPFSGIDGGGAGGVAVMAGPVNPIDPSAPSKTCLKNSALKSPILIFLFFHKAIRSELDGLHRAAIAFATTGGDIKPLLERYYLFRSIYKHHCNAEDEVIFPALDIRVKNVARTYSLEHEGESVLFDQLFELLNSNMQNEESYRRELASRTGALQTSIDQHMSKEEEQASLAWQFLCSIPVNMMAEFLPWLSSSISSDEHQDMHKCLCKIIPEEKLLRQVIFSWMKGAKLSETCKSCEDNSKAWCQDSGAPTLGCQSMKGHCACESSRMGKRKYMELNCDATLSTEFHPIDEILLWHNAIKRELNDITEAARSIQHSGDFSNLSSFNKRLQFIAEVCIFHSIAEDKIIFPAVDAELSFAQEHAEEEVQFDKLRCLIESIQNAGAYTSLTDFYTKLCSQADQIMDNIQKHFQNEEVQVLPLARKHFSAKRQRELLYQSLCVMPLKLIECVLPWLVGSLSEEAARSFLQNMYMAAPASDSALVTLFSGWACKGGSKNVCLSSSAIGCCPVRILAGTEEDTKQQSCKCSPRSSVDEKSSFVQVDGADDCRRPGKCGNLLAQEDSNGCPSSEPVDTQKSSCSNKSCCVPGLGVSSNNLGISSLAAAKSLRSSFSPSAPSLNSSLFNWEMDTSPTNIGCSSRPIDNIFQFHKAIRKDLEYLDVESGKLNECNETLLRQFTGRFRLLWGLYRAHSNAEDDIVFPALESKETLHNVSHSYTLDHKQEEKLFEDISSALSELTQLQDYLKNTNHADELIGKHANLSDCNYTVRQYNELATKLQGMCKSIRVTLDQHVFREELELWPLFDRHFSVEEQDKIVGQIIGTTGAEVLQSMLPWVTSALTLEEQNRMMDTWKQATKNTMFSEWLNEWWEGTFAATPHATTSESCISLGTDLHESLDQSDHTFKPGWKDIFRMNQNELEAEIRKVSRDSTLDPRRKAYLIQNLMTSRWIAAQQKSPQARTGDHSNGGDLLGCSPSFRGPEKQEFGCEHYKRNCKLRATCCGKLFACRFCHDKVSDHSMDRKATSEMMCMRCLKIQPVGPVCTSISCGGFSMAKYYCSICKFFDDERAVYHCPFCNLCRVGTGLGADFFHCMKCNCCLAMKLADHKCREKGLETNCPICCDDMFTSSASVKALPCGHFMHSTCFQAYTCSHYICPICSKSLGDMSVYFGMLDALLASEELPEEYRDRCQDILCNDCDKKGTAPFHWLYHKCRFCGSYNTRVIKVDSTDSNCSTSNQ from the exons ATGTCGACGCCATTTTCTGGTATAGACGGAGGGGGAGCAGGAGGAGTAGCGGTAATGGCAGGTCCAGTGAATCCAATCGATCCTTCTGCACCGTCTAAAACTTGCCTAAAAAATTCTGCTTTGAAATCTCCAATTCttatcttccttttcttccatAAAGCTATTAGGTCCGAGCTCGATGGTCTCCACCGCGCCGCCATCGCTTTTGCCACCACTGGTGGTGATATTAAGCCGTTACTTGAGCGCTACTACCTTTTTCGCTCGATATACAAGCATCACTGCAATGCTGAGGACGAG GTTATTTTTCCTGCTCTTGATATACGTGTGAAGAATGTGGCACGGACTTACTCCCTTGAACATGAGGGGGAGAGTGTTCTTTTCGATCAATTATTTGAGCTGCTCAATTCAAACATGCAAAATGAAGAAAGCTATCGTAGAGAGTTAGCCTCTCGTACAGGAGCCCTTCAAACATCAATTGACCAGCATATGTCAAAGGAAGAGGAACAG GCCTCATTGGCATGGCAGTTTCTGTGCAGCATTCCTGTTAATATGATGGCAGAGTTTCTTCCTTGGCTTTCTTCCTCTATATCATCTGATGAGCATCAGGATATGCACAAGTGCTTGTGTAAGATAATCCCAGAAGAGAAACTTCTTCGGCAG GTTATTTTCTCCTGGATGAAAGGGGCAAAATTGTCTGAAACGTGTAAGAGCTGTGAAGATAATTCTAAGGCCTGGTGTCAAGATTCAGGAGCGCCAACTTTAGGGTGTCAAAGCATGAAAGGACACTGTGCATGTGAATCTTCTAGAATGGGTAAAAGGAAATATATGGAGCTAAATTGTGATGCCACCCTTTCCACTGAATTCCATCCAATAGATGAAATTCTGCTTTGGCACAATGCCATTAAAAGAGAGTTGAATGATATAACCGAGGCAGCTAGGAGCATCCAGCATTCTGGAGATTTTTCTAATCTGTCTTCATTCAACAAGAGGCTGCAATTCATTGCTGAAGTTTGCATCTTTCACAG TATTGCCGAGGACAAAATTATATTCCCTGCTGTAGACGCTGAACTCTCTTTTGCCCAGGAGCATGCAGAAGAAGAAGTTCAGTTTGACAAGCTTAGGTGCCTGATAGAAAGTATTCAAAATGCTGGAGCCTACACATCCCTTACTGATTTCTATACAAAGCTGTGTTCCCAAGCTGATCAAATCATGGACAACATACAGAAACACTTCCAAAATGAGGAAGTTCAG GTTCTTCCACTTGCTCGAAAGCACTTTAGTGCCAAAAGACAGCGTGAACTTCTTTATCAAAGCTTATGTGTGATGCCCTTGAAATTGATTGAATGTGTCTTACCGTGGTTGGTGGGGTCACTTAGTGAAGAAGCAGCGAGgtcttttcttcaaaatatgtACATGGCAG CTCCAGCTTCAGATTCTGCACTGGTTACACTTTTTTCTGGTTGGGCATGCAAGGGTGGTTCTAAAAATGTTTGTTTGTCTTCAAGTGCTATTGGTTGTTGTCCGGTGAGAATCTTGGCTGGGACCGAGGAAGATACTAAACAGCAGTCCTGTAAATGCAGCCCTAGGTCATCTGTTGATGAGAAGTCTTCCTTTGTCCAAGTAGATGGAGCTGATGACTGTAGAAGGCCAGGGAAATGTGGAAACTTGTTAGCTCAGGAAGACAGCAATGGTTGTCCCTCTTCAGAACCTGTTGATACCCAAAAATCATCTTGTAGCAATAAATCTTGTTGTGTCCCTGGGTTAGGAGTAAGTAGCAACAATCTAGGAATTAGTTCTCTTGCTGCAGCTAAATCTCTACGCTCATCTTTTAGTCCTTCTGCTCCTTCCCTTAACTCCAGCCTTTTTAACTGGGAAATGGACACGAGCCCCACGAATATTGGTTGCTCATCACGGCCCATTGATaacatatttcaatttcataaagcCATCCGCAAAGACCTGGAGTATTTAGATGTTGAATCTGGAAAACTAAATGAATGCAATGAAACTTTGCTTAGGCAGTTTACAGGTAGATTTCGTCTGCTGTGGGGTTTGTATAGAGCACATAGTAATGCAGAGGATGATATAGTATTCCCAGCATTAGAATCTAAAGAAACACTTCATAATGTTAGCCATTCTTACACTCTGGACCATAAGCAGGAGGAGAAATTATTTGAAGATATCTCATCTGCACTTTCTGAGCTCACTCAACTTCAAGACTACTTGAAGAATACAAATCATGCTGATGAATTAATTGGAAAGCATGCTAATTTGTCTGATTGTAACTATACAGTTAGACAGTATAATGAGCTTGCGACAAAGCTTCAGGGGATGTGCAAATCCATTAGAGTAACACTGGATCAACATGTTTTCCGGGAAGAACTTGAGTTGTGGCCATTATTTGACAGGCATTTTTCTGTAGAGGAGCAGGACAAAATTGTTGGTCAGATAATTGGTACCACAGGTGCAGAGGTGCTTCAATCGATGTTGCCATGGGTAACGTCTGCTCTCACTCTGGAGGAGCAGAACAGGATGATGGACACGTGGAAGCAGGCGACCAAAAACACAATGTTTAGTGAGTGGCTTAATGAATGGTGGGAAGGAACTTTTGCTGCAACGCCACATGCTACAACATCAGAGAGTTGTATATCACTAG gTACTGATCTCCATGAAAGTCTGGATCAAAGTGATCATACATTTAAGCCTGGCTGGAAAGATATTTTTCGGATGAATCAAAATGAGCTTGAAGCAGAGATTAGGAAAGTTTCTAGAGATTCAACTCTTGATCCAAGAAGAAAAGCTTACCTTATTCAAAATCTTATGACCAG cCGCTGGATAGCCGCGCAGCAGAAGTCCCCTCAAGCAAGAACTGGTGACCATTCAAATGGTGGAGACTTACTTGGATGTTCTCCTTCATTTCGAGGCCCAGAGAAACAAGAATTTGGGTGTGAGCATTACAAAAGAAATTGTAAACTACGTGCTACTTGTTGTGGCAAGTTATTTGCATGTAGGTTCTGCCATGATAAAGTCAGTGACCATTCGATGGATAG GAAGGCTACATCTGAAATGATGTGTATGCGCTGTCTGAAAATTCAGCCGGTTGGACCAGTTTGCACGTCTATTTCCTGCGGTGGGTTCTCAATGGCGAAGTACTATTGCAGCATCTGCAAATTTTTTGACGATGAAAG GGCTGTTTATCATTGTCCTTTCTGCAATTTATGCCGTGTGGGTACTGGGCTTGGTGCTGACTTCTTTCATTGCATGAAGTGCAATTGTTGCCTGGCAATGAAACTAGCTGACCACAAATGTCGAGAGAAAGGTCTGGAAACAAATTGCCCAATCTGCTGCGACGACATGTTCACTTCAAGTGCAAGTGTCAAAGCTCTTCCTTGCGGCCATTTCATGCATTCAACCTGTTTTCAG GCGTACACTTGTAGTCACTACATCTGCCCAATTTGCAGCAAATCTCTGGGAGACATGTCG GTTTACTTTGGTATGCTTGATGCGCTGTTGGCTTCTGAGGAGCTTCCAGAAGAGTACCGGGATCGCTGTCAG GATATATTGTGCAATGACTGTGACAAGAAGGGCACAGCACCGTTTCACTGGCTATACCACAAGTGTAGGTTTTGTGGATCATACAATACCAGGGTAATTAAGGTTGATTCAACTGATTCAAACTGCTCAACTTCAAACCAGTGA
- the LOC7466888 gene encoding zinc finger protein BRUTUS isoform X1, with the protein MSTPFSGIDGGGAGGVAVMAGPVNPIDPSAPSKTCLKNSALKSPILIFLFFHKAIRSELDGLHRAAIAFATTGGDIKPLLERYYLFRSIYKHHCNAEDEVIFPALDIRVKNVARTYSLEHEGESVLFDQLFELLNSNMQNEESYRRELASRTGALQTSIDQHMSKEEEQVFPLLIEKFSFEEQASLAWQFLCSIPVNMMAEFLPWLSSSISSDEHQDMHKCLCKIIPEEKLLRQVIFSWMKGAKLSETCKSCEDNSKAWCQDSGAPTLGCQSMKGHCACESSRMGKRKYMELNCDATLSTEFHPIDEILLWHNAIKRELNDITEAARSIQHSGDFSNLSSFNKRLQFIAEVCIFHSIAEDKIIFPAVDAELSFAQEHAEEEVQFDKLRCLIESIQNAGAYTSLTDFYTKLCSQADQIMDNIQKHFQNEEVQVLPLARKHFSAKRQRELLYQSLCVMPLKLIECVLPWLVGSLSEEAARSFLQNMYMAAPASDSALVTLFSGWACKGGSKNVCLSSSAIGCCPVRILAGTEEDTKQQSCKCSPRSSVDEKSSFVQVDGADDCRRPGKCGNLLAQEDSNGCPSSEPVDTQKSSCSNKSCCVPGLGVSSNNLGISSLAAAKSLRSSFSPSAPSLNSSLFNWEMDTSPTNIGCSSRPIDNIFQFHKAIRKDLEYLDVESGKLNECNETLLRQFTGRFRLLWGLYRAHSNAEDDIVFPALESKETLHNVSHSYTLDHKQEEKLFEDISSALSELTQLQDYLKNTNHADELIGKHANLSDCNYTVRQYNELATKLQGMCKSIRVTLDQHVFREELELWPLFDRHFSVEEQDKIVGQIIGTTGAEVLQSMLPWVTSALTLEEQNRMMDTWKQATKNTMFSEWLNEWWEGTFAATPHATTSESCISLGTDLHESLDQSDHTFKPGWKDIFRMNQNELEAEIRKVSRDSTLDPRRKAYLIQNLMTSRWIAAQQKSPQARTGDHSNGGDLLGCSPSFRGPEKQEFGCEHYKRNCKLRATCCGKLFACRFCHDKVSDHSMDRKATSEMMCMRCLKIQPVGPVCTSISCGGFSMAKYYCSICKFFDDERAVYHCPFCNLCRVGTGLGADFFHCMKCNCCLAMKLADHKCREKGLETNCPICCDDMFTSSASVKALPCGHFMHSTCFQAYTCSHYICPICSKSLGDMSVYFGMLDALLASEELPEEYRDRCQDILCNDCDKKGTAPFHWLYHKCRFCGSYNTRVIKVDSTDSNCSTSNQ; encoded by the exons ATGTCGACGCCATTTTCTGGTATAGACGGAGGGGGAGCAGGAGGAGTAGCGGTAATGGCAGGTCCAGTGAATCCAATCGATCCTTCTGCACCGTCTAAAACTTGCCTAAAAAATTCTGCTTTGAAATCTCCAATTCttatcttccttttcttccatAAAGCTATTAGGTCCGAGCTCGATGGTCTCCACCGCGCCGCCATCGCTTTTGCCACCACTGGTGGTGATATTAAGCCGTTACTTGAGCGCTACTACCTTTTTCGCTCGATATACAAGCATCACTGCAATGCTGAGGACGAG GTTATTTTTCCTGCTCTTGATATACGTGTGAAGAATGTGGCACGGACTTACTCCCTTGAACATGAGGGGGAGAGTGTTCTTTTCGATCAATTATTTGAGCTGCTCAATTCAAACATGCAAAATGAAGAAAGCTATCGTAGAGAGTTAGCCTCTCGTACAGGAGCCCTTCAAACATCAATTGACCAGCATATGTCAAAGGAAGAGGAACAG GTCTTTCCCTTGCTAATCGAGAAGTTTTCATTTGAAGAGCAGGCCTCATTGGCATGGCAGTTTCTGTGCAGCATTCCTGTTAATATGATGGCAGAGTTTCTTCCTTGGCTTTCTTCCTCTATATCATCTGATGAGCATCAGGATATGCACAAGTGCTTGTGTAAGATAATCCCAGAAGAGAAACTTCTTCGGCAG GTTATTTTCTCCTGGATGAAAGGGGCAAAATTGTCTGAAACGTGTAAGAGCTGTGAAGATAATTCTAAGGCCTGGTGTCAAGATTCAGGAGCGCCAACTTTAGGGTGTCAAAGCATGAAAGGACACTGTGCATGTGAATCTTCTAGAATGGGTAAAAGGAAATATATGGAGCTAAATTGTGATGCCACCCTTTCCACTGAATTCCATCCAATAGATGAAATTCTGCTTTGGCACAATGCCATTAAAAGAGAGTTGAATGATATAACCGAGGCAGCTAGGAGCATCCAGCATTCTGGAGATTTTTCTAATCTGTCTTCATTCAACAAGAGGCTGCAATTCATTGCTGAAGTTTGCATCTTTCACAG TATTGCCGAGGACAAAATTATATTCCCTGCTGTAGACGCTGAACTCTCTTTTGCCCAGGAGCATGCAGAAGAAGAAGTTCAGTTTGACAAGCTTAGGTGCCTGATAGAAAGTATTCAAAATGCTGGAGCCTACACATCCCTTACTGATTTCTATACAAAGCTGTGTTCCCAAGCTGATCAAATCATGGACAACATACAGAAACACTTCCAAAATGAGGAAGTTCAG GTTCTTCCACTTGCTCGAAAGCACTTTAGTGCCAAAAGACAGCGTGAACTTCTTTATCAAAGCTTATGTGTGATGCCCTTGAAATTGATTGAATGTGTCTTACCGTGGTTGGTGGGGTCACTTAGTGAAGAAGCAGCGAGgtcttttcttcaaaatatgtACATGGCAG CTCCAGCTTCAGATTCTGCACTGGTTACACTTTTTTCTGGTTGGGCATGCAAGGGTGGTTCTAAAAATGTTTGTTTGTCTTCAAGTGCTATTGGTTGTTGTCCGGTGAGAATCTTGGCTGGGACCGAGGAAGATACTAAACAGCAGTCCTGTAAATGCAGCCCTAGGTCATCTGTTGATGAGAAGTCTTCCTTTGTCCAAGTAGATGGAGCTGATGACTGTAGAAGGCCAGGGAAATGTGGAAACTTGTTAGCTCAGGAAGACAGCAATGGTTGTCCCTCTTCAGAACCTGTTGATACCCAAAAATCATCTTGTAGCAATAAATCTTGTTGTGTCCCTGGGTTAGGAGTAAGTAGCAACAATCTAGGAATTAGTTCTCTTGCTGCAGCTAAATCTCTACGCTCATCTTTTAGTCCTTCTGCTCCTTCCCTTAACTCCAGCCTTTTTAACTGGGAAATGGACACGAGCCCCACGAATATTGGTTGCTCATCACGGCCCATTGATaacatatttcaatttcataaagcCATCCGCAAAGACCTGGAGTATTTAGATGTTGAATCTGGAAAACTAAATGAATGCAATGAAACTTTGCTTAGGCAGTTTACAGGTAGATTTCGTCTGCTGTGGGGTTTGTATAGAGCACATAGTAATGCAGAGGATGATATAGTATTCCCAGCATTAGAATCTAAAGAAACACTTCATAATGTTAGCCATTCTTACACTCTGGACCATAAGCAGGAGGAGAAATTATTTGAAGATATCTCATCTGCACTTTCTGAGCTCACTCAACTTCAAGACTACTTGAAGAATACAAATCATGCTGATGAATTAATTGGAAAGCATGCTAATTTGTCTGATTGTAACTATACAGTTAGACAGTATAATGAGCTTGCGACAAAGCTTCAGGGGATGTGCAAATCCATTAGAGTAACACTGGATCAACATGTTTTCCGGGAAGAACTTGAGTTGTGGCCATTATTTGACAGGCATTTTTCTGTAGAGGAGCAGGACAAAATTGTTGGTCAGATAATTGGTACCACAGGTGCAGAGGTGCTTCAATCGATGTTGCCATGGGTAACGTCTGCTCTCACTCTGGAGGAGCAGAACAGGATGATGGACACGTGGAAGCAGGCGACCAAAAACACAATGTTTAGTGAGTGGCTTAATGAATGGTGGGAAGGAACTTTTGCTGCAACGCCACATGCTACAACATCAGAGAGTTGTATATCACTAG gTACTGATCTCCATGAAAGTCTGGATCAAAGTGATCATACATTTAAGCCTGGCTGGAAAGATATTTTTCGGATGAATCAAAATGAGCTTGAAGCAGAGATTAGGAAAGTTTCTAGAGATTCAACTCTTGATCCAAGAAGAAAAGCTTACCTTATTCAAAATCTTATGACCAG cCGCTGGATAGCCGCGCAGCAGAAGTCCCCTCAAGCAAGAACTGGTGACCATTCAAATGGTGGAGACTTACTTGGATGTTCTCCTTCATTTCGAGGCCCAGAGAAACAAGAATTTGGGTGTGAGCATTACAAAAGAAATTGTAAACTACGTGCTACTTGTTGTGGCAAGTTATTTGCATGTAGGTTCTGCCATGATAAAGTCAGTGACCATTCGATGGATAG GAAGGCTACATCTGAAATGATGTGTATGCGCTGTCTGAAAATTCAGCCGGTTGGACCAGTTTGCACGTCTATTTCCTGCGGTGGGTTCTCAATGGCGAAGTACTATTGCAGCATCTGCAAATTTTTTGACGATGAAAG GGCTGTTTATCATTGTCCTTTCTGCAATTTATGCCGTGTGGGTACTGGGCTTGGTGCTGACTTCTTTCATTGCATGAAGTGCAATTGTTGCCTGGCAATGAAACTAGCTGACCACAAATGTCGAGAGAAAGGTCTGGAAACAAATTGCCCAATCTGCTGCGACGACATGTTCACTTCAAGTGCAAGTGTCAAAGCTCTTCCTTGCGGCCATTTCATGCATTCAACCTGTTTTCAG GCGTACACTTGTAGTCACTACATCTGCCCAATTTGCAGCAAATCTCTGGGAGACATGTCG GTTTACTTTGGTATGCTTGATGCGCTGTTGGCTTCTGAGGAGCTTCCAGAAGAGTACCGGGATCGCTGTCAG GATATATTGTGCAATGACTGTGACAAGAAGGGCACAGCACCGTTTCACTGGCTATACCACAAGTGTAGGTTTTGTGGATCATACAATACCAGGGTAATTAAGGTTGATTCAACTGATTCAAACTGCTCAACTTCAAACCAGTGA